One Mycolicibacterium pulveris genomic region harbors:
- a CDS encoding mycofactocin-coupled SDR family oxidoreductase, with translation MGGRVEGKVAFITGAARGQGRSHAARLAEEGADIIAVDVCKQISSNSDIPWATPDDLAETADLVKNLNRRIITAEVDVRDYDALKAVVDSGVEQLGRLDIVVANAGIGNGGNTLDRTSENDWRDMIDVNLSGVWKSVKTAVPHILSGGRGGSIILTSSVGGLKPYPHTGHYIAAKHGVIGLMRTFAVELGQHSIRVNAVCPTNVNTPLFMNEGTMKLFRPDLENPGVEDLAVAAQFMHVLPVGWVEPRDVSNAVLFLASDESRYITGLPVTVDAGSMLK, from the coding sequence ATGGGCGGGCGCGTCGAGGGCAAGGTTGCGTTCATCACCGGGGCGGCACGGGGGCAGGGCCGAAGCCATGCGGCCCGCCTGGCCGAGGAAGGCGCCGACATCATCGCCGTCGACGTGTGCAAGCAGATCAGCAGCAACAGCGACATCCCGTGGGCGACACCCGACGACCTCGCCGAGACCGCCGACCTCGTCAAGAATCTGAATCGCCGCATCATCACCGCCGAGGTCGACGTCCGCGACTACGACGCGCTGAAGGCAGTGGTGGACAGCGGCGTGGAACAGTTGGGCCGGCTGGACATCGTCGTCGCCAACGCCGGCATCGGAAACGGTGGCAACACGCTCGACAGGACCAGCGAAAACGACTGGCGCGACATGATCGACGTCAACCTGTCCGGCGTCTGGAAGAGCGTCAAAACCGCTGTACCGCACATCCTTTCCGGTGGACGTGGGGGCTCGATCATCCTGACGAGCTCGGTCGGCGGCCTCAAGCCGTATCCGCACACCGGTCACTACATCGCCGCCAAGCACGGCGTCATCGGGCTGATGCGCACCTTCGCCGTCGAGCTCGGGCAGCACTCGATAAGGGTCAACGCGGTCTGCCCCACCAACGTGAACACACCGCTGTTCATGAACGAGGGAACGATGAAGCTGTTCCGCCCGGACCTGGAGAACCCCGGCGTCGAAGATCTCGCCGTCGCAGCGCAGTTCATGCACGTGCTGCCCGTCGGCTGGGTCGAACCACGCGATGTGAGCAACGCGGTGCTGTTCCTGGCCTCCGACGAATCGCGTTACATCACCGGCCTTCCCGTCACGGTCGACGCCGGCAGCATGCTCAAGTAA
- a CDS encoding TetR/AcrR family transcriptional regulator, with protein sequence MPSKAKAADTGARQRLIEATAQIMREEGYAAATSRRVAAAAGVKQALVYYYFPTMDDLYVEVLRAGAEASLQRMRAALTDSDPLRTLWSMNSDLRLTGLNTEFMALANHRKVIRKELKAYAERVRDIETAAVTVALRARGVDLDEYPPVAVSMLIAQTARSLCNESAVGVHLGHDELRAFMERQLDLLAAALPTTKPAATGQG encoded by the coding sequence ATGCCGAGCAAGGCCAAAGCCGCCGACACCGGCGCGCGGCAACGGTTGATCGAGGCGACCGCGCAGATCATGCGCGAGGAGGGCTACGCCGCGGCGACCTCTCGTCGCGTCGCGGCGGCGGCCGGCGTAAAGCAGGCCCTGGTTTACTACTACTTCCCGACGATGGACGACCTGTACGTCGAGGTACTGCGCGCCGGTGCGGAGGCCTCGCTGCAACGCATGCGCGCCGCCCTCACCGATTCGGACCCGTTGCGCACGCTTTGGTCGATGAACAGCGACCTGCGGCTGACGGGACTCAACACCGAGTTCATGGCGTTGGCCAACCACCGCAAGGTAATTCGCAAGGAGCTCAAAGCGTATGCGGAGCGGGTGCGCGACATCGAGACGGCGGCCGTCACCGTCGCGCTGCGCGCCCGGGGGGTCGACCTCGACGAGTATCCGCCCGTCGCGGTTTCGATGCTCATCGCGCAGACCGCGCGCAGCCTGTGCAACGAGAGCGCCGTCGGCGTCCACCTGGGCCACGACGAGCTGCGCGCGTTCATGGAACGGCAGCTGGATCTTCTCGCGGCCGCATTACCCACCACGAAACCAGCGGCGACGGGTCAGGGCTAG
- a CDS encoding cytochrome P450, giving the protein MTDFASVDYFSDQSVSQDPYDYWDYLRAQGPVVREPHHGVVAVVGYQEVLAAFKDHDSFSAVNAIGGPFPPLPFEPRGDDITDQIEAHRHLFPIHEHLVVMDPPAHTRARSLLTKLLTPKRLKENEDFMWQLVDSQIDQFIGNGRCEFLAEYAKPFATSAIIDLLGVPEEDRPDFLAALGVEQRYGTQVGALDGAPVGRDPLQYLDDKFAGYLADRRREPRNDVLSSMATATYPDGSTPELIEVVKPATFLFAAGQETVTKLLSAAVQTLADRPEFQQQLREDPKRIPTFIEEALRMHAPTKVDFRLVRKTTTLGDMRLPAGTIVMLCLGAANRDPRKFENPHEFRLDRKNVREHLSFGRGIHSCAGAPLARVEGQITVRRLLDRMADIRIDDTMHGPAGDRRYAYEPTFLLRGLTELHLEFTASAPDNAG; this is encoded by the coding sequence GTGACAGATTTCGCATCCGTCGACTACTTCTCCGACCAGTCGGTCAGCCAGGATCCCTACGACTACTGGGATTACCTGCGCGCGCAGGGCCCGGTGGTCCGTGAACCCCACCACGGAGTGGTCGCCGTCGTCGGCTACCAGGAAGTGCTTGCGGCGTTCAAGGATCACGACTCCTTTTCCGCGGTCAACGCGATCGGCGGACCGTTCCCGCCGCTGCCGTTCGAGCCGCGCGGCGACGACATCACCGACCAGATCGAGGCGCATCGCCACCTGTTCCCGATCCACGAGCACCTGGTCGTGATGGATCCACCCGCGCACACGCGGGCCCGGTCACTGCTGACCAAGCTGCTGACCCCGAAGCGGCTGAAGGAGAACGAGGACTTCATGTGGCAGCTGGTCGACAGCCAGATCGACCAGTTCATCGGCAACGGGCGATGCGAGTTCCTCGCCGAGTACGCGAAGCCTTTCGCCACCTCGGCGATCATCGACCTGCTCGGCGTTCCCGAAGAGGATCGGCCCGATTTCCTTGCCGCGCTCGGGGTCGAGCAGCGCTACGGCACTCAGGTAGGGGCACTCGACGGCGCGCCGGTGGGACGGGATCCCTTGCAGTACCTGGATGACAAGTTCGCCGGCTACCTCGCCGACCGACGCCGCGAACCCCGCAACGACGTACTGTCCTCGATGGCGACCGCCACCTACCCCGACGGTTCGACACCGGAGTTGATCGAGGTGGTCAAACCGGCGACCTTTCTGTTCGCGGCGGGCCAGGAGACGGTCACCAAACTGTTGAGCGCCGCCGTGCAGACCCTGGCCGACCGCCCGGAGTTCCAGCAGCAGCTGCGCGAAGATCCCAAACGCATACCGACCTTCATCGAAGAGGCGCTGCGGATGCACGCTCCGACGAAGGTCGACTTCCGCCTGGTCCGCAAGACCACCACGCTGGGCGACATGCGCCTACCTGCGGGCACGATCGTGATGCTGTGCCTGGGCGCGGCCAACCGCGATCCGCGCAAGTTCGAGAACCCGCACGAGTTTCGGCTGGACCGAAAAAACGTGCGCGAGCACCTCTCGTTCGGCCGCGGCATCCACTCCTGTGCCGGGGCGCCGCTGGCCCGCGTCGAGGGGCAGATCACCGTTCGGCGCCTCCTCGACCGGATGGCCGACATCAGGATCGACGACACCATGCACGGTCCCGCGGGCGATCGGCGATACGCCTACGAACCGACGTTTCTGCTGCGCGGCCTGACCGAACTGCACCTCGAGTTCACGGCGTCGGCGCCCGACAACGCGGGTTGA
- a CDS encoding TetR/AcrR family transcriptional regulator: MTPESGSRPYETLLAKGEDRRQRILAVAERLLARNGWRNTSLAQIAKEAGVTPAGLLHHFESKEQLLNAVLDARDADDAIHADYRSGDLVSELSRVPERFERAPDLIGTYTVLLVENIAPDAPLHDRLQTRYRDAIDIITKIIKRGQRDGIYREDVEAANKAVEILAFITGMETSWLLDRSIPLSEVFKEYAESLARELAPRDPK; the protein is encoded by the coding sequence GTGACACCGGAGTCAGGCTCGCGGCCATACGAGACGCTGCTCGCCAAGGGCGAGGACCGTCGGCAGCGGATTCTTGCCGTGGCCGAGCGACTGCTGGCGCGCAACGGATGGCGCAACACGTCGTTGGCCCAGATCGCGAAGGAGGCGGGGGTCACCCCGGCCGGTCTCCTGCACCACTTCGAGTCGAAGGAACAGCTGCTCAACGCCGTGCTGGACGCGCGTGACGCCGACGATGCCATCCATGCCGACTACCGGTCCGGGGACCTCGTCAGCGAGCTCAGCCGGGTGCCGGAACGGTTCGAGCGCGCGCCCGACCTCATCGGCACCTACACCGTGTTGCTCGTGGAGAACATCGCGCCCGATGCGCCGCTGCATGACCGGCTGCAGACGCGTTACCGCGACGCCATCGACATCATCACCAAGATCATCAAGCGCGGTCAGCGCGACGGCATCTACCGCGAAGACGTCGAAGCGGCCAACAAGGCCGTGGAAATTCTCGCCTTCATCACCGGAATGGAGACCTCATGGTTGCTCGATCGATCAATACCGCTGAGCGAGGTGTTCAAGGAGTACGCGGAGTCACTGGCCCGCGAGCTCGCACCCAGGGACCCGAAATGA
- a CDS encoding NADPH:quinone oxidoreductase family protein, which translates to MRVAVCPDYGAPEVVRIEQRPSPPVHAGQVKVRVHAASVNYPDVLLIANQYQVSVPPPFVPGSEFAGVVVESGAEGFRVGDRVTGTGMFGAFAEEVVVPAASLSPTPEAVDDRAAAAFGVAYRTAYHALRSMARVRSGDEVVVLGAGGGVGLAAVQLGVLLGASVTAVASSGEKLAAAQSYGAVHLVNHRSGDLRGALRGAVPDGAHAVVDPVGGELAEPALRSLRRGGRFVTVGYASGVIPRIPLNLVLVKGVHVLGFHFQDVPPDEFDRNEAELREHLASGRVRPHIGAVYPLEETAQALRHVADGRAVGKVLIDLT; encoded by the coding sequence ATCCGCGTCGCCGTGTGCCCCGACTACGGGGCGCCCGAAGTGGTCCGTATCGAACAGCGCCCGTCACCTCCGGTGCACGCGGGCCAGGTCAAGGTCCGCGTCCACGCCGCGTCGGTCAACTACCCCGACGTGCTGTTGATCGCCAACCAGTATCAGGTCAGCGTGCCCCCGCCGTTCGTGCCCGGCAGCGAGTTCGCCGGCGTCGTCGTGGAATCCGGCGCAGAGGGGTTCCGCGTCGGCGACCGGGTCACCGGCACCGGCATGTTCGGCGCGTTCGCCGAGGAGGTCGTCGTGCCCGCGGCGAGCCTGTCCCCCACGCCAGAGGCCGTCGACGACCGCGCCGCCGCCGCGTTCGGCGTGGCATACCGCACCGCCTACCACGCGCTGCGATCGATGGCGCGGGTGCGGTCCGGTGACGAGGTCGTCGTCCTCGGTGCAGGCGGTGGCGTCGGGCTGGCCGCCGTGCAACTCGGCGTGCTGCTGGGCGCATCGGTCACCGCGGTCGCCTCCTCGGGCGAAAAGCTAGCCGCCGCACAGTCTTACGGTGCGGTGCACCTCGTCAACCATCGATCGGGCGACCTCCGCGGCGCGCTGCGCGGCGCCGTACCCGACGGCGCCCACGCCGTCGTGGACCCCGTCGGCGGCGAGCTCGCCGAACCGGCGTTGCGCTCGCTGCGCCGGGGTGGACGGTTCGTCACGGTCGGCTACGCCTCGGGCGTCATCCCCCGGATTCCATTGAACCTGGTGTTGGTCAAGGGAGTACACGTGCTCGGCTTCCACTTCCAGGACGTGCCGCCCGACGAGTTCGACCGAAACGAAGCCGAACTGCGCGAACACCTCGCCAGCGGGCGCGTCCGTCCGCACATCGGCGCGGTCTACCCGTTGGAGGAGACGGCGCAGGCGCTGCGCCATGTCGCAGACGGCCGCGCCGTAGGCAAGGTGCTCATCGACCTCACGTAG
- a CDS encoding phosphotransferase family protein, with protein sequence MDAAELPGKGEPLQTRFLSGGTQNVIYELRRGEHSCVLRMPPPGAPPDRDKGILREWRIIEALDGTEVPHTEAVAVCENAGVLGRPFYLMGYVDGWSPMDLQGRKWPEPFDSDLSARGELAYQLAGGIALLSKVDWKAKGLHDLGRPDGFHERQVDRWTAFFERIKGREIEGLDVATDWLRARRPLDYIPGLMHGDYQFANVMYRHGAPARLAAIVDWEMGTVGDPKLDLGWMVQSWPENTDAPTESEMGYVDMRGMPSRTQVVEHYAKLSGRQVDDLDYYLVLAKWKLAIVLEQGFQRAGDNEKLLAYGPVIVELMRSAAELAESSDYR encoded by the coding sequence ATGGATGCGGCCGAACTGCCCGGCAAGGGCGAGCCGCTGCAGACCCGGTTCCTGTCGGGCGGCACCCAGAACGTCATCTACGAACTGCGCCGCGGCGAACACAGCTGCGTGCTGCGGATGCCACCGCCCGGCGCCCCGCCCGACCGCGACAAGGGCATCCTGCGCGAGTGGCGCATCATCGAGGCGCTCGACGGCACCGAGGTGCCGCACACCGAGGCGGTCGCCGTGTGTGAGAACGCGGGGGTGCTCGGCCGGCCGTTCTACCTGATGGGTTACGTCGACGGCTGGTCGCCGATGGACCTTCAGGGCCGCAAGTGGCCCGAACCGTTCGACTCGGACCTCTCCGCGCGCGGGGAATTGGCCTATCAGCTCGCCGGAGGTATCGCGCTGCTGTCCAAGGTCGATTGGAAGGCCAAGGGGCTGCATGACTTAGGGCGTCCCGACGGCTTCCACGAACGCCAGGTCGACCGGTGGACAGCCTTTTTCGAGCGCATCAAGGGGCGCGAGATCGAGGGCCTCGACGTCGCCACCGACTGGCTGCGAGCGCGTCGACCGCTGGACTACATCCCGGGGCTGATGCACGGCGACTACCAGTTCGCCAACGTGATGTACCGGCACGGGGCTCCGGCGCGGCTCGCGGCGATCGTGGACTGGGAGATGGGCACGGTCGGGGACCCGAAGTTGGACCTGGGCTGGATGGTGCAGAGCTGGCCGGAGAACACCGACGCGCCAACGGAATCCGAGATGGGCTACGTCGATATGCGCGGTATGCCGTCGCGCACACAGGTGGTCGAGCACTATGCGAAGCTGTCCGGGCGCCAGGTCGACGACCTCGACTACTATCTGGTGCTGGCCAAGTGGAAGCTGGCGATCGTGCTCGAGCAAGGCTTCCAGCGCGCCGGTGACAACGAGAAGTTGCTCGCCTACGGACCGGTCATCGTCGAGTTGATGCGTTCGGCCGCCGAGCTCGCCGAATCCAGCGACTACAGATGA
- a CDS encoding acyl-CoA dehydrogenase family protein, whose protein sequence is MAWDFETDPEYQKVLDWADEFVREEVEPLDLVFPDQQYVPLDANRRKVIEPLKDEVRRRGLWATHLGPELGGQGYGQLKLALLNEILGRSQWAPIIFGCQAPDTGNAEILAHYGTEDQKQRYLRPLLDGELFSCYSMTEPHAGADPTLFKTSAVRDGDDWVINGQKFFSSNAKTASFLIVMAVTNPDVSPYQGMSMFLVPTDTPGVNIVRNVGLYGEPEGEGSHALIHYDNVRVAADALLGGEGQAFVIAQTRLGGGRIHHAMRTIGLARKALDMMCERALSRETQGSRLSEKQFVQGYIADSYAQLLQFRLMVLYTAWAIDKYDDYKKVRKDIAAVKVVMPSVLHDIAWRAMQVHGALGVTNEMPFMGMVTGAAVMGLADGPTEVHKATVAKQVLRDYQPTDDMWPTEWTPRKREAARAKFAEYLENEVGNL, encoded by the coding sequence ATGGCATGGGATTTCGAGACCGATCCCGAATACCAGAAGGTGCTGGATTGGGCCGACGAGTTCGTCCGCGAGGAGGTCGAGCCGCTGGACCTGGTCTTCCCGGACCAGCAGTACGTGCCGCTGGATGCCAACCGCCGCAAGGTGATCGAACCACTCAAGGACGAGGTGCGTCGGCGTGGGCTGTGGGCGACGCACCTGGGCCCCGAGCTCGGCGGCCAGGGATACGGCCAATTGAAGCTCGCCCTTCTCAACGAGATCCTGGGCCGCTCACAGTGGGCGCCGATCATCTTTGGCTGCCAGGCACCAGACACCGGCAACGCCGAGATCCTCGCGCACTACGGCACCGAGGACCAGAAGCAGCGGTATCTGCGTCCGCTGCTCGACGGTGAGCTGTTCTCCTGTTACTCGATGACCGAGCCGCACGCCGGCGCCGATCCCACCCTGTTCAAGACCAGCGCGGTCCGCGACGGCGACGACTGGGTCATCAACGGCCAGAAGTTCTTCTCCTCCAACGCCAAGACGGCGTCGTTCCTGATCGTGATGGCGGTGACCAACCCGGATGTCAGCCCCTACCAGGGCATGTCGATGTTCCTGGTGCCGACCGACACCCCCGGGGTCAACATCGTGCGTAACGTCGGGCTCTACGGGGAACCCGAGGGCGAGGGCTCGCACGCCCTCATCCACTACGACAACGTGCGGGTGGCCGCCGACGCGCTGCTCGGCGGTGAGGGCCAGGCGTTCGTGATCGCACAGACCCGCCTCGGCGGCGGGCGTATCCATCACGCGATGCGCACCATCGGGCTGGCACGCAAGGCCCTGGACATGATGTGCGAGCGTGCGCTGAGCCGAGAGACCCAGGGCAGCCGCTTGTCGGAGAAGCAGTTCGTGCAGGGTTACATCGCCGATTCGTATGCCCAACTGCTGCAGTTCCGGCTGATGGTGCTCTACACCGCATGGGCGATCGACAAATACGACGACTACAAGAAGGTGCGCAAGGACATCGCCGCGGTCAAGGTGGTCATGCCCTCGGTGCTGCACGACATCGCCTGGCGGGCAATGCAGGTACACGGTGCACTCGGTGTCACCAACGAGATGCCGTTCATGGGTATGGTCACCGGCGCCGCGGTCATGGGCCTGGCCGACGGGCCCACCGAGGTACACAAGGCAACGGTCGCCAAGCAGGTGCTGCGCGACTATCAGCCGACCGATGACATGTGGCCGACGGAGTGGACGCCCCGCAAACGCGAAGCCGCGCGGGCGAAGTTCGCCGAGTACCTCGAGAACGAGGTGGGAAACCTGTGA
- a CDS encoding TetR/AcrR family transcriptional regulator — protein MQAAMALWRTNGYAKTTVADICRAAGVSRALFYFYFPAKEDILFEVGLLSTRAAQQAVRSSLRGDYDVESVIGAALRSLERSMARNPRELIIETILEGYRQHHRILAGERSDGRDADMFGELFAKAQQDGKLASGVDVVHLSHLAGIHVSEGVRHWAAGTFGDKSFAEVVTADIVALITGFNTRAGR, from the coding sequence GTGCAGGCGGCGATGGCGCTGTGGCGCACCAACGGCTACGCGAAGACCACCGTGGCCGACATCTGCCGGGCCGCCGGCGTATCCAGGGCGTTGTTCTACTTCTACTTCCCGGCCAAGGAGGACATCCTTTTCGAGGTCGGCCTGCTGTCCACCCGCGCCGCCCAGCAGGCGGTGCGGTCGTCGCTGCGTGGCGACTACGACGTGGAGTCGGTGATCGGTGCGGCGCTGCGCAGCCTGGAACGGTCGATGGCCCGCAACCCGCGTGAGCTCATCATCGAGACGATCCTGGAAGGCTACCGCCAACACCACCGCATCCTGGCCGGAGAACGTTCGGACGGCCGCGACGCCGACATGTTCGGCGAGTTGTTCGCCAAGGCGCAGCAAGACGGCAAACTCGCCTCGGGTGTCGACGTCGTCCACCTGTCCCATCTCGCCGGAATACATGTGAGCGAAGGGGTGCGGCACTGGGCCGCAGGAACTTTCGGCGACAAGTCATTCGCCGAGGTCGTCACCGCCGACATCGTCGCGCTGATCACCGGATTCAACACCCGAGCGGGCCGATAA
- a CDS encoding TIGR03564 family F420-dependent LLM class oxidoreductase has product MRIGLMIGSDKERSRADRLSGLLDDGKAAESDGFASFWIPQVPGYLDAMTAVALLGRVTDRIEIGTAVVPVQTRHPLIMAQQALTTQVACTGRFTLGIGPSHHWIVADQLGLSYDRPARLVRDYLDVLEAAFAGPGQVVVANDSYRVNSPVDVTDTVDMPVLLAALGPTMLRTAGQRTGGTILWMADERAIGDYVVPRISEAAESAGRSGIRVVAGVPVALCAEHDVDDARAYASEVLGHADFSPNYVRLLEHGDAEDVGDTMAAGDEATILARLRRYRDAGVTDLAARVVPLGADATQRQASRRRTQEFVASLVSELGS; this is encoded by the coding sequence ATGAGAATCGGCCTGATGATCGGCTCGGACAAGGAGCGGTCTCGCGCCGACCGTCTGAGCGGCCTGCTCGACGACGGGAAAGCCGCGGAGAGCGACGGATTCGCGTCGTTCTGGATTCCGCAGGTGCCCGGCTACCTCGACGCGATGACGGCCGTCGCGCTGCTCGGCAGGGTCACCGACCGGATCGAGATCGGCACCGCCGTCGTCCCTGTCCAGACCCGTCACCCGTTGATCATGGCCCAGCAGGCGCTGACGACCCAGGTCGCGTGCACGGGCCGGTTCACCCTCGGCATCGGCCCGTCACACCATTGGATCGTCGCCGACCAGCTCGGGCTGAGCTATGACCGGCCGGCCCGGCTGGTGCGGGACTACCTCGACGTGTTGGAGGCGGCCTTCGCCGGGCCAGGGCAGGTCGTCGTCGCCAACGACAGCTATCGGGTGAACAGTCCCGTGGACGTCACCGACACGGTCGACATGCCGGTGCTGTTGGCGGCGCTCGGACCCACGATGTTGCGCACCGCCGGACAGCGCACCGGCGGCACGATCCTGTGGATGGCCGACGAGCGGGCGATCGGCGATTACGTCGTCCCACGCATCAGCGAAGCGGCGGAATCGGCCGGGCGCAGCGGAATTCGCGTCGTCGCCGGAGTGCCCGTCGCGCTGTGCGCCGAGCATGACGTCGACGACGCGCGGGCATACGCCAGCGAGGTACTCGGCCATGCCGATTTCTCCCCCAACTACGTCAGGCTGCTCGAGCACGGCGACGCCGAGGACGTCGGCGACACCATGGCGGCCGGCGACGAGGCCACGATTCTGGCGCGGCTGCGCCGTTACCGCGACGCCGGCGTGACCGACCTCGCCGCCAGGGTGGTGCCGCTCGGCGCCGACGCGACCCAGCGCCAGGCCTCCCGCCGGCGCACCCAGGAATTTGTCGCGTCGCTGGTATCGGAATTGGGTAGTTAG
- a CDS encoding NAD-dependent epimerase/dehydratase family protein, with protein MLDAEKILITGATGKIAFPIARALAQRNEVWGAARLRDPADRSRLADAGVTPVTLDMSSGDFSSLPDDFTYVFHAAVDPGTTDWATCVKTNATHSGDLLYRQRRAKGFVFCSTGSIYAYQGRRPLTESDPPGVPARANYSFSKVAAEAVCTWIATRYQIPLTIIRICSTYGPEGGAPADRLERILAGKPIQLHPDRPNNFNPIYEDDYVELGIRAMEVADTPPVVVNWAGSETVSAEEYCTYMGTLVGVEPVFAYTPDAHTPLWPDVTRMHQVLGRTKVPWRDGFRRMLRARHPEIPLAPDDSVTSEGRL; from the coding sequence CAAGATCGCCTTTCCCATCGCCCGTGCGCTGGCGCAGCGCAACGAGGTGTGGGGCGCGGCCCGACTGCGTGACCCTGCCGACCGCAGTCGACTGGCCGACGCGGGCGTCACCCCGGTCACACTGGACATGAGCTCGGGCGACTTCTCCTCGCTGCCCGACGATTTCACCTACGTGTTCCACGCCGCCGTAGACCCCGGTACCACCGACTGGGCCACCTGCGTGAAAACCAACGCCACCCACTCCGGCGATCTGCTGTATCGACAGCGCCGGGCGAAGGGATTCGTGTTCTGCTCGACGGGCTCGATCTACGCCTACCAGGGCCGGCGCCCGCTGACCGAATCGGATCCCCCCGGCGTTCCGGCCCGGGCGAACTACAGCTTCTCCAAGGTCGCCGCCGAAGCCGTGTGCACGTGGATCGCCACCCGATACCAGATCCCGCTGACGATCATCAGGATCTGCTCGACGTACGGACCCGAAGGCGGAGCACCCGCCGACCGTCTCGAAAGGATTCTGGCGGGCAAGCCGATTCAGCTTCATCCGGACCGACCGAACAACTTCAACCCGATCTACGAGGACGACTACGTCGAACTCGGCATCCGGGCGATGGAGGTCGCCGACACGCCGCCGGTGGTGGTGAACTGGGCGGGCAGTGAGACGGTCAGCGCCGAAGAGTACTGCACCTACATGGGCACGCTGGTCGGTGTCGAGCCGGTCTTCGCCTACACCCCCGATGCCCACACGCCGCTGTGGCCCGACGTCACCCGCATGCATCAGGTCCTGGGGCGAACGAAAGTCCCGTGGCGCGACGGGTTCCGCCGGATGCTCCGGGCCCGCCACCCCGAAATCCCGCTTGCCCCAGACGATTCAGTGACGTCGGAAGGACGCCTGTGA